AATGTCACGCCTGAACGCAAGATGAGACATCAAAAGGTGGTTCTTAACAAGCCAGGAGGTTTCTTCTATCTCTTCTTCATTGAATCCCATTTCCCTCATATACTTTTTCGTAAGACCTGCACCTACTATTTCATGGCGTCCCGGCTTTCCCTTGCCTATATCGTGAAATAGAGCTGCGATGTAAAGGGTTGAAGGGTTCTCAAGGTCTTGAAGTATTTGCGAAAGCTGTTGCTTTTCTTTTACAGGTATGCGACTCGTTCCCTTTTCTTCTATCTTTTCTATTTCCCTTACTGTCAAAATAGAGTGAATATCGGTTGTGAATTTATGATAAGTATCGTACTGGAAGTGTCCTCTAAGCCTTTCAAAATCAGGGATTAATGCGCCTAAAACTTTTGTATCGTGCATAAGTTCCAGCGTGTAGGAAAGCCTCTTTAAGTTCGTAAGAATCTCTTTAAACTTTTGTAAAGTTTCTTTCTTCCTGAATTTTTCTCTGTTAGTTTCAGCAGACAACTTAAACAAGGAGAAAAGGGCAGAAGATAATTCAACTCCCCTTTCCTGAATAATTTTAAATCCTTCCAAGATAAGAGACGGACTTTTTAAAACTTCACTCTCTGCGTCTTCTTCAACGTAAAGGGTGTTGTTTTCTATGTAGTAGGGGGGAAGCTTCTCACACTTAAACTTTAAAAATCCAAAAACACCACCTTTCCTCTCTTTCTCTAACTCTTCTGTACTCCCCTTTATGATTTCTTTACTAATTACAGAAAGGTCAATAGCAGAACTAAAATAGTTCTTCATAAAGCTTTCAACACCCTTCCTGCTTTTAGGAAATCCAAAATATTCTGCAACTTCTTTCTGCATCTCAAAGGAAAGAATGTCGCTTTTTCTTCCTGCAGTTATATGTAGGTGATTTCTTACCCTTAACATGAAATCGTAAGCGGAAATAACGTCTCTAAAATTTTTCCTATCAAGTATTTTCTTGTCTAAAAAGCCAGAATAATTTTCAATTCCGTAAACGATTTTTGCCACCCAGAAAGCTTCGTGTAAATCTCTTAAACCACCTTTACTTTCTTTAACGTTAGGTTCCTGATAGTAAACCGTTCCATAAAACCTCTTGTACCTCTCATTTCTTGCAGCAATTATCTCCGTTACTAAACTTTCCTTATTCTTCTTAATAAACTCACTGAACCTTCTATTAATAAGCCTTTCTACTTTTTCTTCACCACAGAGAACTCTTCTTTGAAGGAAGTTAGTAAAAACGGTTAAATCCTCACCTGCAAGCTCTACAGCTTCATCTACACTTCTAAAAGAAAACCCTAAATCAAGTTTTAGAGAAAGCAAAAAGTAATAAAAAGCTTCTACATCTTCCGAGTGTGACTGGGTTAGATTACCCGTATAGATAAGGTTAACGTCTATATCGGAATAAAAGTTAAGTTCCCCTCTTCCATAACCCCCCAATGCGTAAAAGCAAACTGGCACATCCCAATTAGAAAAATATTCCTTAAACGCGGGAATCAGGATTTTATCAAGAGCGTTCCTCAATCTGTTGGCTATCTCAAATCCAGTTTCTTTTTTATAGTGAAGCTCCTTTATTTTCTCTCTTTCTGAGAAAAATTTCTCTTTTAAAGCAGAAAGTTCACTCAATTTTCAAGCTCCGCCAATCTCCAGAGTTTCTCAAAGTTTCTCTCATAAACCTTAGCCAA
This region of Desulfurobacterium pacificum genomic DNA includes:
- the glnD gene encoding [protein-PII] uridylyltransferase, giving the protein MSELSALKEKFFSEREKIKELHYKKETGFEIANRLRNALDKILIPAFKEYFSNWDVPVCFYALGGYGRGELNFYSDIDVNLIYTGNLTQSHSEDVEAFYYFLLSLKLDLGFSFRSVDEAVELAGEDLTVFTNFLQRRVLCGEEKVERLINRRFSEFIKKNKESLVTEIIAARNERYKRFYGTVYYQEPNVKESKGGLRDLHEAFWVAKIVYGIENYSGFLDKKILDRKNFRDVISAYDFMLRVRNHLHITAGRKSDILSFEMQKEVAEYFGFPKSRKGVESFMKNYFSSAIDLSVISKEIIKGSTEELEKERKGGVFGFLKFKCEKLPPYYIENNTLYVEEDAESEVLKSPSLILEGFKIIQERGVELSSALFSLFKLSAETNREKFRKKETLQKFKEILTNLKRLSYTLELMHDTKVLGALIPDFERLRGHFQYDTYHKFTTDIHSILTVREIEKIEEKGTSRIPVKEKQQLSQILQDLENPSTLYIAALFHDIGKGKPGRHEIVGAGLTKKYMREMGFNEEEIEETSWLVKNHLLMSHLAFRRDISDPELLQHFKETCQTEEKLKKLFLLTYADIKAVGPGAWDNWKSALLWKLYNSTLALFVERKTAEELIEEKLNRRKEKVKNLLKGKIREESVEKFFQNADRDYLITYASDEIAKHLLMMRKIRKENKDYEFASESYPDIGFTKFTIVTKYRRGLFNKIAGIMSYLGINIKGANINRAIEDDCDCMVYTIHVSTVAGEALPEDKIEEFQEYLEKLYSGEFSVEDLPGDLIKPKTFRKNVPLPENKVKVDNQTSDRYTIIEVSTYDRLGVLYAITKVLLDMDTRLRRAIISTEGNRVIDSFYITDMDYQKITDENRLREIKERILEVIK